In a genomic window of Longimicrobiales bacterium:
- a CDS encoding rhodanese-like domain-containing protein encodes MGAGVQEQGRAAAFSFVLETGAAEPVTAQRHFAAKLSVETDAADVHADLERGARGFRLLDVRSAAHYEQCHIPGALSLPARSIDAATTRAAGLSPEDVMVVYCWGPGCNGASKAALRLSALGYRVKEMIGGIEYWRREGHPVEGALGDAAPLVG; translated from the coding sequence ATGGGAGCAGGGGTTCAGGAACAGGGACGCGCGGCCGCGTTCTCGTTCGTGCTGGAGACGGGGGCGGCGGAGCCGGTGACGGCGCAGCGGCATTTCGCCGCGAAGCTGTCCGTGGAAACCGATGCTGCCGACGTGCATGCCGACCTGGAGCGCGGCGCGCGCGGGTTCCGGCTCCTGGACGTGCGCAGCGCCGCGCATTACGAGCAGTGCCACATCCCGGGTGCCTTGAGCCTTCCGGCCCGGAGCATCGATGCCGCCACGACGCGTGCGGCGGGTCTCTCGCCCGAGGATGTGATGGTGGTCTACTGCTGGGGTCCGGGCTGCAATGGTGCCAGCAAGGCTGCGCTGCGCCTGAGCGCGCTCGGCTACCGGGTGAAGGAGATGATCGGCGGGATCGAGTACTGGCGGCGCGAGGGTCATCCGGTGGAAGGCGCGCTGGGCGACGCCGCGCCGCTGGTCGGTTGA
- a CDS encoding helix-turn-helix domain-containing protein translates to MRTNEHDVPRAPRDGEPCAALCPALARATLDVIGSRWAVPILVALKTWCRPLRYAELQRRIGTITPKELAKHLRALEAAGLIGRRVYPTVPPRVEYWLTELGRSTAPVVEALADWGARYRAAQAGAQARTGT, encoded by the coding sequence ATGAGAACGAACGAGCACGATGTGCCGCGCGCTCCGCGAGACGGCGAACCGTGCGCCGCGCTGTGCCCTGCACTCGCCCGCGCGACACTCGATGTGATCGGGTCTCGCTGGGCAGTGCCGATCCTGGTTGCGCTGAAGACGTGGTGCAGGCCGCTGCGGTATGCGGAGCTGCAGCGGCGGATTGGAACAATCACGCCCAAGGAGCTGGCGAAGCATCTGCGTGCACTCGAAGCAGCGGGCCTGATCGGCCGGCGCGTGTACCCGACGGTGCCGCCGCGCGTGGAGTACTGGTTGACGGAGCTCGGGAGGAGCACCGCGCCGGTCGTGGAGGCGCTGGCCGACTGGGGTGCGCGGTACCGGGCAGCGCAGGCGGGCGCACAGGCGCGGACCGGCACCTGA
- a CDS encoding CHRD domain-containing protein: MGLALALLAGCAEDSAPPTGPELQPLAVFEQSAAHYGAHARGRDEVPPNASRAQGQLLLRLSEDGTELHYKLIVANITNVTQSHIHLAPAGVNGPIVAWLYPSAPPAQLLPGRSDGVLATGTITAASLVGPLAGMPLEALISAIEAGTTYVNVHTQQFPPGEIRGQLP; this comes from the coding sequence ATGGGCCTCGCACTGGCGCTGCTCGCCGGCTGCGCGGAAGACAGCGCGCCACCCACGGGGCCGGAGCTGCAGCCACTCGCCGTCTTCGAACAGTCAGCAGCGCACTACGGCGCGCATGCGCGCGGCCGCGATGAGGTGCCGCCGAACGCATCGCGTGCGCAGGGGCAGCTGCTGCTGCGCCTGAGCGAGGATGGAACCGAGCTGCATTACAAACTGATCGTGGCGAACATCACCAACGTCACCCAGTCACACATCCATCTCGCGCCCGCGGGCGTGAACGGCCCCATCGTCGCGTGGCTGTACCCCTCCGCGCCGCCGGCTCAGCTCCTCCCCGGCCGCAGCGACGGAGTACTCGCGACCGGCACGATCACCGCCGCATCGCTGGTCGGTCCGCTCGCGGGCATGCCACTGGAGGCGCTGATCAGCGCCATCGAAGCGGGGACCACCTACGTGAACGTGCACACACAGCAGTTCCCGCCCGGCGAGATCCGCGGGCAGCTCCCGTAA
- a CDS encoding PLP-dependent aminotransferase family protein, producing MQSVQQQRRPRATVAQGNGDDATSPRRGAAPVLQILEGIHETADAPLYVRLYQHVRDAIVSGALSPGQRLPASRTLAEDLRVSRNTVESALEQLRAEGFVQRRVGAGSIVAPDLPANPRSPQRFRAHARTSPAAEASHDASALSGRGRQTLDSNHLITSRTGFAFAPCVPDAQVLPLNGWKQILARRSRLWSRTEMLPPERAGYRPLREAIATYVVASRGVRCDWRQVLVVGSVQQGIALASRMLLDPGDAVWLEEPGYPGARTAFMFSGAKLVPVPVDGDGIDIRAGEALAPDARMAYVTPSHQYPLGVTLTLARRMALVDWAARNDAWILEDDYDSEFRYVGRPLASIQGLDTHGRVIYAGTFNKVLYPSLRLAYLVLPPGLTELIASGQDITGGTPPTFLQAAVAEFIDSGQFASHLRRTRDIYRERRDALLDAAAQQLTQHVELGPAEAGMHVTAQLRARQDDLALSAAARDECLDLPALSRYYAGPTAKPGFLINFAGTATDRIHSGAARLARLLETAAMSQER from the coding sequence GTGCAAAGCGTACAGCAGCAGCGACGACCTCGTGCGACGGTTGCGCAGGGCAACGGCGACGATGCGACGTCGCCGAGGCGGGGTGCGGCTCCCGTGCTGCAGATCCTGGAAGGCATCCACGAAACGGCGGACGCGCCTTTGTACGTGCGTCTGTATCAGCACGTGCGCGACGCGATCGTGAGCGGCGCACTTTCTCCGGGCCAGCGGCTCCCCGCGAGTCGGACGCTTGCCGAGGACCTGCGCGTTTCGCGCAACACGGTGGAATCGGCGCTGGAGCAGCTGCGTGCGGAGGGTTTCGTGCAGCGGCGAGTCGGAGCCGGCTCGATCGTCGCGCCCGATCTTCCCGCGAACCCGCGTTCGCCGCAGCGCTTTCGCGCGCATGCGCGCACGTCACCGGCCGCGGAAGCGTCGCATGATGCGAGCGCGCTGTCGGGACGAGGACGGCAGACGCTCGACTCGAATCACCTGATCACGTCGCGAACCGGTTTTGCATTTGCGCCGTGCGTACCGGATGCGCAGGTGCTGCCGTTGAACGGGTGGAAGCAGATCCTCGCGAGGCGCAGCCGGCTGTGGTCACGCACGGAGATGCTGCCGCCGGAGCGTGCCGGTTACCGTCCGCTGCGCGAGGCGATCGCGACGTATGTCGTTGCCTCCCGCGGTGTGCGTTGCGACTGGCGGCAGGTGCTCGTGGTGGGCAGTGTCCAGCAGGGGATCGCGCTCGCGAGTCGCATGCTGCTCGATCCGGGGGACGCGGTGTGGCTGGAGGAACCCGGCTATCCCGGTGCGCGCACGGCGTTCATGTTTTCGGGCGCGAAGCTGGTGCCTGTTCCGGTGGATGGGGATGGCATCGACATTCGCGCGGGCGAAGCGCTGGCGCCGGATGCGCGCATGGCGTACGTCACGCCATCACACCAGTACCCGCTGGGCGTGACGCTCACGCTCGCGCGCCGGATGGCGCTCGTCGACTGGGCGGCACGCAACGATGCGTGGATCCTGGAGGATGACTACGACAGCGAGTTCCGCTACGTCGGCAGGCCGCTCGCGTCGATCCAGGGACTCGACACGCACGGTCGCGTCATCTATGCCGGCACCTTCAACAAGGTGCTCTACCCGTCGCTGCGACTGGCGTACCTGGTGCTGCCGCCGGGGTTGACGGAGCTGATTGCCAGCGGGCAGGACATCACGGGCGGAACTCCGCCGACATTCCTGCAGGCCGCCGTTGCGGAGTTCATCGACAGCGGCCAGTTCGCCAGCCACCTCCGCCGCACGCGCGACATCTATCGCGAGCGCCGTGACGCACTCCTGGACGCGGCGGCGCAGCAGCTGACACAGCACGTGGAACTGGGGCCGGCGGAAGCCGGCATGCACGTCACCGCACAGCTGCGCGCGCGCCAGGACGACCTCGCACTTTCGGCTGCGGCCCGCGACGAGTGTCTCGATCTGCCCGCGCTGTCCCGCTACTACGCGGGTCCAACGGCGAAACCCGGGTTCCTGATCAACTTCGCGGGGACGGCCACTGATCGAATCCACAGTGGCGCAGCCCGGCTCGCGCGGCTGCTGGAGACGGCAGCCATGTCACAGGAGCGATGA
- a CDS encoding alpha-amylase family protein has protein sequence MIADLWYRNAIIYSLDVETFLDANGDGVGDFEGLIRRLDYLDALGVNTLWLAPFQKSPDRDDGYDISDFYAVDPRYGSSGDFVEFMREADKRGMRVILDLVINHTSDQHTWFRQARSDPESRYRDWYVWSKKKPKYWDQGMVFPGHQESTWSYDQKARAYYYHRFYDFQPDLNTQNPEVREEIRRMMGYWLSHGVAGFRVDAVPFILEVPDVTRKTWNREFDFLYELRRLLQLRNGNGLLLGEVNVPPGEEKQYFGARGEGMQMLFNFWVNQHLFLSLATERAAPLADALRATRGVPNGCQWGIFLRTHDELDLGRLDAKGRAIVAQRFAPDDGMWLYNRGVRRRLAPMLGDRQHYELAHSLMFSLPGTPTFRYGDEIGMGDDLSLPEREAVRTPMQWSSERHGGFTLADRPVNPVVSGGVYGYERLNVESQQRDPGSLLNWNASMIRLRKECPEIGWGEWRILGSGSPHVLAMQYDWRGNSLVILHNFSERAVSARVRPRAADSDRLVELRIEEESRAGKSGTHEIVLDPYGYRWFRVGNLNYALNASRPQKIE, from the coding sequence ATGATTGCAGACCTCTGGTACCGCAACGCGATCATCTACAGCCTGGACGTCGAGACGTTTCTCGACGCCAATGGCGACGGTGTAGGTGACTTCGAGGGGCTGATCCGGCGACTCGACTACCTCGACGCGCTCGGCGTCAACACGCTCTGGCTCGCCCCGTTCCAGAAGTCGCCGGACCGGGACGACGGCTACGACATCAGCGACTTCTACGCCGTCGACCCGCGCTACGGCTCGAGCGGGGACTTCGTCGAGTTCATGCGCGAGGCTGACAAGCGCGGCATGCGCGTCATTCTCGACCTGGTCATCAATCACACATCCGACCAGCATACCTGGTTCCGGCAGGCGCGCAGTGATCCGGAGTCGCGCTACCGGGACTGGTACGTGTGGTCGAAGAAGAAGCCGAAGTACTGGGACCAGGGCATGGTCTTCCCCGGGCACCAGGAGTCCACGTGGTCGTACGACCAGAAGGCGCGGGCGTACTACTACCACCGTTTCTACGATTTCCAGCCCGATCTGAACACGCAGAATCCCGAGGTGCGCGAAGAGATCCGGCGCATGATGGGCTACTGGCTGTCGCACGGCGTGGCGGGCTTCCGGGTCGACGCGGTTCCGTTCATCCTCGAGGTGCCCGACGTCACCAGGAAGACCTGGAATCGCGAGTTCGACTTCCTCTACGAGCTGCGCCGGCTGCTCCAGCTGCGCAACGGCAATGGCCTCCTGCTCGGTGAAGTCAACGTGCCGCCCGGCGAAGAGAAACAGTACTTCGGCGCGCGCGGCGAAGGCATGCAGATGCTGTTCAACTTCTGGGTCAACCAGCACCTGTTTCTCAGCCTCGCCACAGAGCGCGCTGCCCCGCTCGCCGATGCGCTGCGCGCGACGCGCGGCGTACCGAACGGGTGCCAGTGGGGCATCTTTCTGCGCACGCACGACGAGCTGGATCTCGGACGGCTGGATGCGAAGGGGCGTGCGATCGTGGCGCAGCGGTTCGCACCGGATGACGGCATGTGGCTATACAACCGCGGCGTGCGACGTCGTCTCGCACCGATGCTCGGCGACCGCCAGCACTACGAGCTCGCGCACAGCCTCATGTTCTCCCTGCCCGGCACACCGACATTCCGGTACGGTGACGAGATCGGCATGGGCGACGACCTGTCACTCCCCGAGCGCGAGGCCGTACGAACACCCATGCAGTGGTCCTCCGAGCGCCACGGCGGCTTCACACTCGCCGACAGGCCGGTCAATCCCGTCGTCAGTGGCGGCGTGTACGGATACGAGCGGCTGAACGTGGAAAGCCAGCAGCGCGATCCGGGCTCGTTGCTCAACTGGAATGCGTCGATGATCCGGCTGCGCAAGGAGTGCCCGGAGATCGGCTGGGGCGAATGGCGGATCCTCGGGAGCGGCTCCCCGCACGTGCTCGCCATGCAGTACGACTGGCGCGGCAACTCGCTCGTGATCCTGCACAACTTCTCCGAGCGCGCAGTCAGTGCACGCGTGCGTCCCCGCGCCGCGGACAGCGACCGACTGGTCGAGCTGCGCATCGAGGAGGAATCACGTGCCGGAAAGTCCGGCACCCACGAGATCGTGCTCGACCCGTACGGCTACCGCTGGTTCCGCGTGGGGAACCTCAACTACGCCCTCAACGCAAGCAGGCCGCAGAAGATCGAGTGA
- a CDS encoding transglycosylase SLT domain-containing protein, producing the protein MRRFALNRRDGVLLATGAALAVAGFGVAIPERESAGPAAELAGLGEATPLAGSGTTEVTAGLGPEWDLPNLDHARVDYWIARFDSVPDMREKFQGFLDRGGEYAPMILAALEERDMPRDLLYLAMIESGFQPHATSHAAAVGLWQFIRETGERYGLDVDRAVDERRDPVRATEAALDYLEELHDRFDSWYLAAAAYNSGENRVSRAMRAQFGRERARSEADYYAIWDRLPKETRDYVPLMIAAGRITKDAETYGFRPMTLESRSWDEVTVPPATQLSAIAATYGTTVQTLKELNPQFKLERTPNNRQYTVRVPEGSAARFAQAGAASGTTSTAD; encoded by the coding sequence ATGAGGCGCTTTGCACTGAACCGACGGGATGGGGTTCTGCTCGCGACCGGCGCGGCGCTGGCCGTGGCGGGGTTCGGCGTGGCGATCCCGGAGCGGGAATCGGCCGGGCCGGCGGCCGAGCTGGCCGGGCTGGGCGAGGCTACGCCCCTGGCCGGCTCCGGAACGACGGAGGTGACCGCCGGCCTGGGCCCGGAGTGGGACCTGCCGAACCTGGACCATGCACGCGTGGACTACTGGATCGCGCGTTTCGACAGCGTGCCGGACATGCGCGAGAAGTTCCAGGGCTTCCTGGATCGGGGCGGTGAGTATGCGCCTATGATCCTTGCCGCGCTGGAGGAGCGCGACATGCCGCGCGACCTGCTGTACCTGGCGATGATCGAGTCCGGGTTCCAGCCGCACGCGACGTCGCATGCAGCGGCTGTGGGGCTGTGGCAGTTCATCCGCGAGACGGGTGAGCGGTACGGCCTGGACGTGGACCGTGCCGTGGACGAGCGACGCGACCCGGTGCGTGCGACGGAGGCGGCGCTGGACTACCTGGAGGAGCTGCACGACCGCTTCGACTCCTGGTACCTCGCGGCGGCCGCATACAACTCGGGTGAGAACCGGGTGAGCCGCGCGATGCGCGCGCAGTTCGGCCGTGAGCGCGCGCGGAGTGAGGCGGACTACTACGCCATCTGGGACCGGCTGCCGAAGGAGACGCGCGACTACGTTCCGCTGATGATCGCGGCCGGGCGCATCACCAAGGATGCGGAGACGTACGGGTTCCGGCCGATGACGCTGGAGTCCCGTTCGTGGGATGAAGTGACGGTGCCGCCCGCGACGCAGCTCAGCGCGATTGCGGCGACGTACGGCACGACGGTGCAGACGCTGAAGGAGCTGAATCCGCAGTTCAAGCTGGAGCGCACGCCGAACAACCGGCAGTACACCGTGCGGGTTCCCGAGGGCTCCGCCGCGCGGTTCGCGCAGGCGGGCGCAGCGAGCGGGACCACCTCCACGGCCGACTGA
- a CDS encoding cupin domain-containing protein, translated as MQTHTTSRAVNLADAAGALDEIFSPRIVGRVNDHYVKVARAHGDFVWHAHEHEDEMFLVLRGTLLIEIDGQEQVTLNAGDMFVVPKGVRHRPLAREECWLALFEPVATTHTGDTVAPITRSIDEQKRGWVEPG; from the coding sequence ATGCAGACGCATACGACGTCCCGCGCCGTCAACCTCGCCGACGCCGCCGGTGCCCTGGACGAGATATTTTCGCCGCGCATCGTTGGCAGGGTCAACGACCATTATGTCAAGGTCGCACGTGCACACGGCGACTTCGTATGGCACGCCCACGAGCACGAGGACGAGATGTTCCTCGTGCTCCGGGGCACGCTGCTGATCGAGATCGACGGTCAGGAGCAGGTGACGCTGAACGCAGGCGACATGTTCGTCGTGCCGAAGGGCGTCCGCCACAGGCCGCTCGCCCGGGAGGAGTGCTGGCTTGCGCTGTTCGAGCCGGTTGCGACGACGCACACGGGCGATACCGTCGCCCCGATCACCCGCTCGATCGACGAGCAGAAGCGCGGGTGGGTGGAGCCGGGGTGA
- a CDS encoding type 1 glutamine amidotransferase domain-containing protein, which produces MARNLSGKRVAVLVDNGFEQVELTSPIEALRDAGAEAVVVSPQQDKVRAWDRKDWGETFDVDMPLDRARADDFDALVLPGGVMNPDHLRTNERAVQFTRAFFDAGKPVASICHGPWLLAEANVVRGRRLTSYPSLRTDLRNAGAEWVDESVVVDSGLVTSRNPDDLPDFNRKMVEEIAEGVHAGQSA; this is translated from the coding sequence ATGGCGAGAAATCTCAGCGGCAAACGCGTCGCAGTCCTGGTCGACAACGGCTTCGAGCAGGTTGAGCTCACATCACCGATCGAGGCGCTGCGCGACGCGGGCGCCGAGGCGGTCGTCGTTTCACCGCAGCAGGACAAAGTCAGAGCCTGGGACAGGAAGGACTGGGGCGAGACGTTCGACGTGGACATGCCGCTCGATCGTGCGCGCGCCGATGACTTCGACGCGCTCGTCCTGCCGGGCGGCGTGATGAATCCCGACCACCTCCGCACCAACGAGCGCGCCGTTCAGTTCACGCGCGCGTTCTTCGACGCCGGCAAGCCCGTTGCCTCCATCTGTCACGGGCCCTGGCTGCTCGCGGAGGCCAATGTCGTGCGCGGGCGTCGCCTGACGTCGTACCCGTCACTCCGCACGGATCTGCGCAATGCCGGCGCGGAGTGGGTGGACGAGTCCGTGGTGGTCGACTCCGGGCTGGTGACGAGCCGCAACCCGGACGACCTGCCGGACTTCAACCGGAAGATGGTGGAGGAGATCGCGGAGGGCGTGCACGCCGGCCAGTCCGCCTGA
- a CDS encoding nuclear transport factor 2 family protein: protein MIPSATQRGSTRALNTPATIEAIADLHEVVDALYRFAAGQDERDRELFESAFADDATVDFTGPARRFGVAIPVFVGRTAIADTIMGTTAGLHTTHTVTNPRIRIEHDRASLSALVEAQHVSRDDHSRHLLLKNRYSVELVREGSRWAITHMGIENVWFTGDPGVLFPVVAA from the coding sequence ATGATCCCATCTGCAACACAGCGCGGCAGCACACGCGCGCTGAATACGCCGGCAACGATCGAAGCGATCGCCGATCTGCACGAGGTCGTCGATGCACTGTACCGCTTTGCAGCCGGCCAGGACGAGCGCGATCGCGAGCTGTTCGAATCGGCGTTCGCAGACGACGCCACCGTTGATTTCACCGGGCCTGCACGCCGGTTCGGTGTGGCGATCCCGGTATTCGTGGGACGTACGGCCATCGCGGATACGATCATGGGCACCACGGCGGGATTGCATACGACGCATACCGTCACGAATCCCCGCATCCGGATCGAGCACGATCGCGCATCCCTGTCCGCGCTGGTGGAGGCGCAGCACGTGTCACGAGACGATCACAGCCGCCACCTGCTCCTCAAGAACCGCTACTCCGTCGAGCTGGTGCGCGAGGGTAGTCGCTGGGCCATCACGCACATGGGGATCGAGAATGTCTGGTTCACGGGCGATCCGGGGGTGCTGTTCCCGGTAGTGGCGGCCTAG
- a CDS encoding YiiD C-terminal domain-containing protein: MDAHALQEYLHRNIPVSQAMGITVLSASPDIIVLRAALEPNLNHRSTAFGGSVASLAVLAGWSVLRLGLDSFTPTPQIVIQRSSMQYTLPIAADFDAVCRRPDAAAWERFMRAFERRGRGRLEVDVDVRVDGESAAHLHAGFVALRG; the protein is encoded by the coding sequence ATGGACGCGCACGCACTGCAGGAGTACCTGCACCGCAACATCCCGGTATCGCAGGCGATGGGCATCACGGTGCTTTCCGCATCGCCTGACATCATCGTCCTGCGAGCCGCGCTGGAACCGAATCTGAACCACCGGAGCACCGCGTTCGGCGGCAGTGTCGCGTCGCTCGCGGTGCTCGCGGGCTGGAGCGTGCTCCGGCTCGGTCTCGACTCGTTCACACCCACCCCGCAGATCGTCATCCAGCGCAGCAGCATGCAGTACACGCTGCCCATTGCGGCCGACTTCGACGCCGTGTGCCGGCGACCGGACGCAGCTGCATGGGAGCGGTTCATGCGCGCCTTCGAGCGCCGCGGCCGCGGGCGGCTGGAGGTCGACGTCGACGTGCGCGTCGACGGCGAATCGGCCGCGCACCTGCACGCTGGCTTTGTCGCGCTGCGCGGCTGA
- a CDS encoding TIGR03885 family FMN-dependent LLM class oxidoreductase produces MTRSRKPLIGYHASHEQYPPGELLRHVQHAERAGFHAAMCSDHFHPWTSQQGESGFAWSWLGAALQSTSLSFGVVNAPGYRYHPAIIAQAAATLASMYPGRFWVAIGSGEWLNEHITGDRWPAKEERNHRLRECADVMRALWAGETVTHDGLVAVEDAKLYTLPPEPPLLVGAALTPATAEWLGGWADALVTTGQPRDALRRIIDAFRRGGGDGKPMFLQVQMSYADSEEEAWNDALHQWGSLMAGSGVLANLRNPAEFEEIGRFIRREDLEGRVRIAGDIGQHIEWLHDDVALGFERIYLHSVSRDQQRFIDDFGEHVLPAFA; encoded by the coding sequence ATGACGAGATCCCGCAAGCCGCTGATCGGCTACCACGCCTCCCACGAACAGTATCCGCCCGGTGAATTGCTGCGACACGTGCAGCACGCCGAGCGCGCCGGGTTCCACGCGGCCATGTGCTCCGATCACTTCCACCCCTGGACATCACAGCAGGGTGAATCCGGCTTCGCATGGTCCTGGCTCGGTGCGGCGCTGCAGTCTACGAGCCTGTCATTCGGGGTCGTGAACGCCCCGGGCTACCGCTACCACCCCGCCATCATCGCACAGGCCGCGGCAACGCTCGCGTCCATGTATCCCGGGCGGTTCTGGGTTGCAATCGGATCGGGGGAATGGCTGAACGAGCACATCACGGGCGATCGCTGGCCCGCCAAGGAGGAGCGGAACCACCGGCTGCGCGAGTGCGCGGACGTGATGCGCGCACTCTGGGCCGGGGAAACGGTCACGCATGACGGCCTCGTTGCCGTGGAGGACGCCAAACTCTACACGCTCCCGCCCGAACCGCCGCTGCTCGTCGGTGCTGCACTGACGCCCGCAACCGCCGAATGGCTGGGCGGCTGGGCCGACGCCCTCGTCACGACCGGACAGCCCCGCGACGCGCTCCGGCGCATCATCGACGCGTTCCGCCGAGGCGGCGGTGACGGCAAGCCGATGTTCCTCCAGGTCCAGATGAGCTACGCCGATTCCGAAGAGGAAGCCTGGAACGATGCGCTTCACCAGTGGGGCTCGCTGATGGCCGGCAGCGGAGTGCTCGCGAACCTCCGCAATCCGGCCGAGTTCGAGGAGATCGGTCGCTTCATCCGCCGCGAAGATCTCGAGGGTCGCGTGCGGATCGCCGGCGACATCGGTCAACACATCGAATGGCTGCACGACGACGTCGCCCTCGGGTTCGAACGGATCTACCTCCACAGCGTCAGCCGCGACCAGCAACGCTTCATCGACGACTTCGGCGAGCACGTGCTGCCGGCATTCGCCTGA
- a CDS encoding dicarboxylate/amino acid:cation symporter yields MHGTQHGSPEDGRTRGRGPRIPLHTKILLGLALGAVAGIATNLLAADARWVELVITYVAQPVGQVFLGMLFMVVIPLVFTTLAVGVAGLGDLSSLGRVGGKTIAFFLATTFCAVVLGLTLANLVAPGESIDPAVRSALLAEYSMQAADRVTASENTSFGIQTFVNIVPRNPLSAAVSGDMLGVIFFTLMFGIALTRIPPDLSGPVIRWLEGVAQAIIEIIGFAMRLAPYGVAGLIFSVTAQFGLDVLRSLALYVAMVLFGLLIHQFGTLALVGHVFAGIHPRTLYSRARFMMITAFSTSSSNATMPTTLRTAEEEFGVPREIAGFVIPLGATMNMNGTALFEGMTVLFLAQVFGIDLSIGAQLIVVIMSIITAIGAAGVPGGSIPLLVMVLIMVGIPGEGIALILGVDRILDMARTVPNVTGDLLASAVVARSEGYDLVPATAPDFSTEAAIEAMGGVVLDGQEVERQLG; encoded by the coding sequence ATGCACGGCACGCAGCACGGTTCACCGGAAGACGGGAGAACGCGCGGCAGAGGTCCACGCATTCCACTGCACACGAAGATCCTGCTCGGACTGGCGCTCGGCGCGGTCGCCGGTATTGCGACCAACCTCCTGGCGGCAGATGCGAGGTGGGTCGAGCTGGTCATCACCTACGTCGCTCAGCCGGTCGGGCAGGTCTTTCTCGGCATGCTGTTCATGGTCGTGATCCCGCTGGTGTTCACGACGCTCGCTGTGGGCGTGGCCGGCCTTGGCGACCTGAGCAGTCTCGGCCGCGTAGGAGGCAAGACGATCGCGTTCTTCCTGGCGACCACCTTCTGCGCGGTCGTGCTCGGCCTGACACTGGCGAACCTCGTCGCTCCCGGCGAAAGCATCGACCCGGCGGTCCGGTCCGCGCTGCTCGCGGAGTACTCGATGCAGGCCGCCGACCGCGTCACTGCTTCCGAGAACACGAGCTTCGGGATCCAGACCTTCGTGAACATCGTGCCGCGTAACCCGCTCTCCGCGGCAGTGTCCGGTGACATGCTCGGCGTGATCTTCTTCACCCTGATGTTCGGCATCGCGCTGACGCGCATCCCCCCCGATCTGTCGGGCCCGGTGATCCGCTGGCTGGAAGGTGTCGCCCAGGCGATCATCGAGATCATCGGGTTCGCCATGAGGCTCGCACCGTACGGCGTCGCGGGCCTCATCTTCTCAGTCACCGCGCAGTTCGGCCTGGACGTGTTACGCTCGCTCGCGCTCTATGTGGCGATGGTCCTGTTCGGACTGCTGATCCATCAGTTCGGCACACTCGCGCTTGTTGGCCACGTTTTCGCCGGCATCCATCCGCGCACGCTGTACAGCCGCGCGCGCTTCATGATGATCACGGCGTTCTCGACGTCCAGCTCCAATGCCACCATGCCGACGACGCTCCGCACCGCCGAGGAGGAGTTCGGCGTGCCGCGCGAGATTGCCGGGTTCGTGATTCCGCTCGGCGCGACGATGAACATGAACGGCACCGCACTGTTCGAGGGCATGACGGTGCTGTTCCTGGCCCAGGTGTTCGGCATCGACCTGTCAATCGGCGCGCAGCTTATCGTCGTCATCATGTCGATCATCACGGCCATCGGCGCCGCCGGCGTCCCCGGTGGCTCGATTCCGCTGCTGGTCATGGTGCTCATCATGGTCGGCATCCCGGGAGAAGGCATTGCCCTCATCCTCGGTGTCGACCGGATCCTCGACATGGCGCGCACCGTCCCCAATGTGACCGGCGACCTGCTCGCGTCCGCCGTGGTCGCCCGCAGTGAAGGCTATGACCTGGTGCCGGCAACAGCGCCGGATTTCTCCACCGAGGCCGCGATCGAGGCCATGGGCGGAGTCGTGCTGGACGGGCAGGAGGTGGAAAGGCAGCTGGGCTGA